Proteins encoded by one window of Streptococcus sanguinis:
- a CDS encoding DUF6261 family protein: MKKIYGITSVDVQTLENNEFFQLMSESRSEVAAFIKENKVDGIYTTKLDEMDKLLEQLQGGLHQTKSSKLVASLDQADRERDDALGTLQSLVRAFARVKDAATKEAYETLSQLLKNYTGLAATSLEKETEGINHLLQELKKPAYQTALAKLHLEAHVDSLAAAQKAFEKVYKERLTELKGKTPSQNKNVRLKLQEIYDFLVDFTAIIAYAYPERTHVVNLRDHLNTIRSRYKKRKPAKKVKEEVVEAN; the protein is encoded by the coding sequence ATGAAAAAAATTTATGGAATTACTAGTGTAGATGTTCAGACTTTAGAAAACAACGAATTTTTCCAGCTCATGTCCGAGAGTCGGAGCGAGGTTGCGGCATTTATCAAGGAAAATAAGGTGGATGGCATTTACACGACCAAGCTGGATGAGATGGACAAACTTCTGGAACAGCTGCAGGGCGGGCTTCATCAGACCAAGTCCAGCAAGCTGGTGGCTAGTTTGGATCAGGCTGACCGCGAGCGCGATGATGCCTTGGGCACGCTCCAGTCTTTAGTTCGGGCCTTTGCAAGGGTCAAGGATGCAGCGACCAAGGAAGCTTATGAGACCCTGTCTCAGCTTCTGAAAAACTACACCGGTCTAGCTGCGACTAGCTTGGAAAAGGAGACCGAGGGCATCAACCACTTGCTCCAAGAGCTGAAAAAGCCGGCCTATCAGACAGCACTGGCTAAGCTTCATCTGGAAGCCCATGTCGACAGTCTTGCTGCCGCTCAGAAGGCCTTTGAAAAGGTCTACAAGGAGCGCCTGACTGAGCTTAAGGGTAAGACACCGAGCCAGAATAAGAACGTCCGCCTCAAGCTGCAAGAAATCTATGATTTTCTAGTGGATTTCACTGCAATCATCGCTTATGCTTATCCTGAAAGAACTCACGTGGTCAATCTTCGCGACCACCTCAACACCATTCGCAGCCGCTATAAAAAACGCAAACCAGCTAAGAAGGTTAAAGAAGAAGTGGTGGAGGCGAACTAG